The genomic stretch GAGAAACAGGCGCTTAAATGGGGAAATCTGAAACAGATCATCTAGCCATCCGATGAGAAAAAAGCTGCTGCCGCCCAACAAAATGCCCGCAATTTGCCAGGATAAATTGGTGGATGGATCTGGCAACTGATGGGTCAGGAGCAGCAGCACAGGGAGGACTGTACCTGCAAAGATGGCAATTCCACCCACCCGCACGATTGGCTGATGATGAATTTTGCGTTTTCCAGGCTGATCCACCCAACCCCACCGCAAACCCAACGTTTGAACCAGGGGGGTTATTCCCAGCGTTGCAGTTGCCGCAATGAATGGAGCCATCAACAGGAACATGAAGAACCTCACCTTGAAACTCAGGAGATTCTTCTACTCTGAAACCTGGGTGTCTGCGATCGTGTTTTTGTATAGGTTTTTGTATCTGTTTTTGTATGGGTCTTCGTATCTGTCTTTACATCTGTCTTTGTTTTGCGTTAACCGATCGTATCACGGTCAGACAGCGCAAACGTCACGGTTTTACCTGGCTGCACGGTCTGGATATCGCCTTTGCAGTCCACTTTGATCGGTGACAGGTTTGACGAAGAGGCGGTGATTTTAAGCTGGCAATTCACGACTTCAATTTCTAGATCATTGTCGCGAAACTCGAAGGTCATACGAAACTGGCAGAGCGCTTTCGGCAAAGATGGATCAAAGCAGATGCGGTGATCGTGAATTCGCAGTCCCAGATATTGATGCTGAAGCAAATGGACGGTTCCTGCCATCGCTCCCAGATGAATTCCGTTTTTTGCCTCGCCGCTGCTGCCGCCTGATAGATCGGCAAAGAGGGTTTCCTTGAAGAAATGCCATGACTGCTCTGGATCGCACTGCGCTAACGCTCCAGCGTAAACCAATCGAGATAGGCTGGATTCATGGACGGTGTGTTGCAGGTGATAGTCGATCGTTTTTTTGGTTTGGGTGCGATCGAAGGGATAGCCTAACCGTTCCATCAGCGGCAATAGCTCATGCTCTGGCAGCAGGAAGAACAGCATCGCGGTATCGGCTTGTTTAGAAACCCGATAGTGATTCACGTCATCCCCTTTTTCCTCCAGAATCAGATTCACGCTTTCATCCTCAAAGGCTTGTGCGTCAAAGGGCTTCAGGGCATCAAACCCCTCGTACTGGCTGAGAATGCCGTCTGCGTGAAACACAACCTGCATTTTGCGGCTGATCGTATCCCAATGTTCGAGTTCTTCCTGACTGAGATGCAGGCGATCGCGGATTTCTGCCTGAATCGAGGGCGGCAAAAGGTCGAGCATTTCCCTGGTGCGGCTGAGCGTCCAGGCTGCCATGACGTTGGTGTAGGTGTTGTTGTTGATGCCGGGTTGATCTGCATCGGGATAGGCGGTGTGATACTCATCGGGACCCACAACGCGGTGGATTTCATAGCGATCGAGGTCTGGATTGTGAGTGGCGATACTTGCCCAGAAGCGAGCAATTTCCACCATCATTTCTGCACCGTAGTCTTCGATAAAGGACAGGTCATTGGTGAAGTTGTAATAGCGCCACAGATTGCAGGCAATAATGGCATTGACGTGACGCTGCAAGTTCGTGTGGTCGCGCATCCAGCGTTCCGACTGAAGATTGAACTGAAAGCGTGGCGTTTCTTCCCGTCCTGTACCGGCACTGCGCCAGGGATACATTGCCCCTTGATAGCCTTGCTGACGCGCCAGCATTTTAGCAGCCCGGAGGCGACGGTAGCGGTAGAGCAGCATCGATCGCGCAATTTCTGGAAAGCGGCACACCAGAAAGGGCAGCACAAAGGTTTCGTCCCAGAAGATATGCCCGCGATAGTCTTCTCCGTGCCATCCCCGCGCCGGAACGCCCGCATCCAGGTCGGCAGTGTGGGGCGAAATGGTTTGCAGCGTATGGAAAATGTTGAGCCGCAGTCCTCGCAGATTTTCAATTGGCTCAATACCCACATCGCACCGCAGCCAGAGCCGCTTCCACAGGGATTGATGCTCCGCTCGCAGTTGGGCAAAATCGGGTGCTTCCAGAACGGCTTCCTGGGCAGCAGTTGCGCTTTCACTGATAGCAAAGTCGCGAGAGGTGTAAATTGCCACAATTTTTTCGACCTGAACGATCGCCCCGGTCTCCACGGGAAACTTCAGCCGCTCGGCAATATACTGGTCTTCCCGATCTACGGTTTGAACGGCATCGACTGATTGATCGGCAATCGTCACACGAGTTCGCGCCGCCAGGGAAATCTCAATCCGGGATTGCTGGGTTCGTACCGTCAGCCAAACTCCCTCTGGTTCTGCGGTTCCGGTGTCGATTGGCTCTAGATGCTGGGGATTAAAGGGTTTGTAGCGCTTAACGTTGGTGTTGTTGACCCGACCGTCGATCGCCGAACGAATCTCCAGTTCCCCTGACCAGTTCTCCGCCGTAATAGCCAACTGAATCGCTGCCAGATGGGGCTGTGCCATGCTGACAAATCGCTGCTCACGAAGCGTCGTTTGCTGTCCCTGAGCATCCTGAAATTGAACCTCTCGATGCAGGATTGCTGACTTCAGATCGAGGGTCTGGCGATAGCTGAGAATGTTAACTCGATCGATCGAAAACCATTCCCTGCCGTTGATTCGGAAGGTGAGCGGCAGCCAGTTGGGCAAATTCGGGATTGTTGTATCGTCGGATGATTCTCCCTCGATTACAGTCGTTGCCCGATCGTATAACCCTGCGCGATAGGTGCCGGGATAGTGAATGTCGTCGGCAGTTGCATCGATCGCCGCCCCACGGGTGACAAAACAGCCGTTGCCCAACGCGCAGAGGGCTTCCCGGTGTCCTTCGTCCTCTGGGTCGTACCCGTCAAACACCACGTTCCAGGCTTCCGGCGGGTCGGGCGTGAGGGAAGCGGTGTCGGAATTGAAGGCGTCGGCGAATTTATCTGTAGACTTATCAGTAGATTGATTGGTGGATCGATCGGCGGACTGATCAGTAGACATAGGCGTAATCTTCAAACCGTTCAAACGTCGGGTCAAGTCTAGGAAACCTGACCGAGCAGATCTCTCTGCGTCGAACGATTTTAAGAAAAATTACGATCGAGTACGTCCTTCCGATGGGAGATTACTGAAGCAAAAGGTGCGATCGAGGAGGAATAGGGCGATCGAATGATGGTAGGAAAGCGTTGTATCCTTACTGTTTGCTTGAGATGCCGTACACGGGGTCTTCTAGATTCAACCTAGGACTTAGGGGGCTACGGAGGTGGTTGAATGCGTTTACGACGCAGCCTATCGATATCAATTCTAAAAAGTGCACCCTGTACACGCTCTCCGCGCAATTCTTTAACAGCTCGGACTGCGGTTTCCTCGTTTTTTAGCTGGACTGCTGCTGTACGACTTTGATCCCCACCCTCATCTGTGAAAGTTATTTTTATCTCCCCATAGGGTGAGAAAAGCTTTTGTAACTCTTTTCGTAAATCTTCTTCAGTTGTTTTAAAAGGTAGCTCTGAAACTTTCACTGTAAAACCATCCATAGTTTACGTTGCACCCTACCACGTCAATAGAGCTGTTGGGTAATAAGCTCGAAAATCCTTGAAACCTTTACTTAGTAAACGTTTCAGAAATTTTCCGGTAAAATCCTTGAAGCCCGGTCTGTGTAAGCGTTTCAGCAATTTTTCCGTTATTTCCCAACAGGTCTAATATACTGCTTAAAATTTTACCGTAAAAATTCGACTTGGTTTCAAAGGTTGCTGGAGTTGAACCCTACGTGAACAATAGTTCTACCAAGCAACTTTAGGATTGGTATGCAAAGAATAACGACTAAGCATAGATTTTTACCTCTTGTCGGAATAAGTATCACAGAGTAGCATTAGAAGCTAGTTCAAGCTTCGCTCACCTGATTTTCGTGTCTCCTTCCAAGTAGTATAAAAAATAACAGGATTAAGCTGTTTGAGAATTAGTTCAAAATTGGAGCTACTTCAGAAATAAGCTCTGGGGTAGAATTCCGCTTCTGGCAAACGTATTGGCAATTTTATTGTTAGCTCTGAGCCTGATTGTAGAGCATCTTGAAATCTCATGAGATGAGCCTGTTACATCATCGTATGTGCCAAAATTGTGTTGTGGTTAATGTCTAGAGGTAAAGAACAGTATGACTGAGAAGCAATCATCGTGGGGGAGAGTTTTTTTTATAGAGCGTATTGAAAAAATAGATAGTGCAAACACGGTCGTTGAGCGGGAGCATATTGAAAAAATTATCAATGAAGTAGGAAGTAAATTTTCTGCTGAACCAATCGATCGTAGAACTGTCAAAAATATAAGGGATGTCAGGGAGGCGATTAATGATGCTGGAAAAGTACAAAACGCGATAGTTCATTTTTCTGGGCATGGAAGAGAAGATCCGCGACGCTATGAACTGAAAGATGAAAATGGAAATGAAGAATTCTTGAAGGTAGAAGAGTTGTCACGCTTCTTCAACGACTTTAAGAATATTAGATGCGTAGTTTTCAATTTTTGCAATTCATTGGAGTTCGCAAAAACGACTGCCAAATACGTGGAATGTGCAATTGGGATAGCTGGCACAATTGCGAGTGAAGAAGCAATCGGTTTTGCCGAAGGATTCTATAAATATTTGAGAGACACGGAACCCGAGCAACGTGATGTATTCTACAAAGCCTTTAACAGGGGAAAAGATTTTAGTGTGGGTGACGATTCTCAAAGGTTTGAAATTTTTCTTCAACCAGAGGTGGAAATTATAGAACCTAAAGAAGACAGTCCAATTCCATTCAGAAGTGATTTTAAAGGCACTTTCAAAAATTTGCCCGAAAACTCAAAAATGTGGCTAAGTGTGTACGCGCCCGGAGCACATAAATTCTATTTGGTTCCGATCGAAGAAGACCGTAATTATAAAACATGGGAAATGCCGGATCATCAAGTGGGTCGGGAAGAGGATGAAGGAGCTGAATTCAAAATCGGAGTGATTGTGATTGCAGATGAAAAAATGAATAATGATTGGAGCACTTACGCTGAAAAAGATGGCTACTTTAGTTTAGATCACTTACCCGATGGAATAAGACCGCTTGACGAGCGAGTTGTGCGTAGAGAATAGAACAAGACAATAAAGGGTCTGGTGTGATACGGAGATTGAATAACCTAGCGACAAAGATGCTTTGAATCCCCGGACTGAGTCCGCAAATAATTTTGGAGCTGGTTACATCCCTTCTCTATCCATTTGTTCAGACTGAGGCTTGATACATTCCACAGTAGAACGCTTTTATCTGCACTAGAAGAAACCAACCCCTTTCCATCTGGGCTGAAACTGACAGCACTTACACCAGATTGGTGTCCTATCAAAGATGTAATTAAGGTTCCATCCTGATTCCATAGCCTGATGGTTCGATCGCCGCTAGCAGAAGCAATAACTTTTCCATTAGGGCTAAAGCTGATAGAAAATACTGGAGCCTTATGTCCTTCTAGTGTTGCTTTGAGCGTTCCATCCACACTCCAAAGCTTTGCCGTCTTGTCATCGCTGGCAGTCGCGATCGTTTTTCCATCGGGGCTAAAGACGATTTGCCAAATCTCACCTGCGTGTCCTGAGATTACCTTCAGGTTTTTGCCATCTAAGTCCCATAATCTAATTGTTTGGTCATCACCAGCAGTCGCAATTGTTTGCCCATCAGGGCTAAAAACGACACTGATTACCCTACCCTTATGCCCTCTCAATGTTTTTATTTCTTTGCCGCCCAGGTTCCACAGTTTAACAGTTTCATCATTACTCGCAGTAGCGATTATTTCTCCATTAGGGCTGAAACTTAAAGCATTGATTTCATCTTGATGTGGAGATAGCTTTCTTAGCTCTTGCCCGTCGTCTGCGTCCCAAAGACTCAATGTACCGTCAATCCCAGCACTAACAATGGTATTGCCATCTGGACTGAAGCTCACAGACTGACTTCCACCCTGGTTTGCATTAAGAGTCAAGAGCAACCTTCCATCTGAATTCCAAACTTTGACTTTATCGTCATAGCCTCCACTGACGATTCGCTGTGAGTCTGGACTGAACTTTACGCTAATAACAGAATCCTGATGCCCAATGAATGGAGTGAGCCAGTTTCGGTTTACCTGCCAGACCTTTATGCTGCTGTCATTGCTCACAGTCACCAATTTCTGGCTATCTGGGCTAAAGCTCAAACCAGGAATTTGTCCTTCATGGGCAGTCCATGTATCGAGTAGCCTGCCGTCTAGTGCCCAAAGTTTGACGGTTCCCGTCGTACTGCCAGAAGCAACAGTTTGTCCATCAGGGCTGAATCCGACACTCCAAAGCTCATCGGGATGCTCAAAGGAATTGAGAAGCTGTCCCTCTGAACTCCAAATCTTCACTGTCCGATCGCCAGCAGTTGCAAATGTTCGACCGTCGGAACTGAAATCCATATCTACAACGGCGGTAAAGTCACTGAGGGTTTTTAGTAGGCTGCCCTTCTGATCCCAGATCTTTACCGTTCTATCATCGCTAACCGTGATCATTCGATCGCCAGCAGGACTAAACCTGACTTGCCTGACCCAGCTCTCATGCCCCCTCATTGTGCGAATCAGCTTACCGTTGCTGACGTTC from Leptolyngbya ohadii IS1 encodes the following:
- a CDS encoding glycoside hydrolase family 65 protein; this encodes MSTDQSADRSTNQSTDKSTDKFADAFNSDTASLTPDPPEAWNVVFDGYDPEDEGHREALCALGNGCFVTRGAAIDATADDIHYPGTYRAGLYDRATTVIEGESSDDTTIPNLPNWLPLTFRINGREWFSIDRVNILSYRQTLDLKSAILHREVQFQDAQGQQTTLREQRFVSMAQPHLAAIQLAITAENWSGELEIRSAIDGRVNNTNVKRYKPFNPQHLEPIDTGTAEPEGVWLTVRTQQSRIEISLAARTRVTIADQSVDAVQTVDREDQYIAERLKFPVETGAIVQVEKIVAIYTSRDFAISESATAAQEAVLEAPDFAQLRAEHQSLWKRLWLRCDVGIEPIENLRGLRLNIFHTLQTISPHTADLDAGVPARGWHGEDYRGHIFWDETFVLPFLVCRFPEIARSMLLYRYRRLRAAKMLARQQGYQGAMYPWRSAGTGREETPRFQFNLQSERWMRDHTNLQRHVNAIIACNLWRYYNFTNDLSFIEDYGAEMMVEIARFWASIATHNPDLDRYEIHRVVGPDEYHTAYPDADQPGINNNTYTNVMAAWTLSRTREMLDLLPPSIQAEIRDRLHLSQEELEHWDTISRKMQVVFHADGILSQYEGFDALKPFDAQAFEDESVNLILEEKGDDVNHYRVSKQADTAMLFFLLPEHELLPLMERLGYPFDRTQTKKTIDYHLQHTVHESSLSRLVYAGALAQCDPEQSWHFFKETLFADLSGGSSGEAKNGIHLGAMAGTVHLLQHQYLGLRIHDHRICFDPSLPKALCQFRMTFEFRDNDLEIEVVNCQLKITASSSNLSPIKVDCKGDIQTVQPGKTVTFALSDRDTIG
- a CDS encoding RNA recognition motif domain-containing protein, with translation MDGFTVKVSELPFKTTEEDLRKELQKLFSPYGEIKITFTDEGGDQSRTAAVQLKNEETAVRAVKELRGERVQGALFRIDIDRLRRKRIQPPP